The following coding sequences are from one Candidatus Methylomirabilota bacterium window:
- a CDS encoding methyltransferase domain-containing protein, whose product MERMFAAVSDLYAERWNDFFHFALFKDENESWESAFSNTHKKYLEALRIKNVPKVLELGCGRGGFTNVLAEHTSGDVLGIDISRSQLSHTSRFKRPNLRFKHYDIMKVDELGETFGAVVLMDVDCYLPDKRVAVEKISHVMNPGARFLLLGWCKQDGLNSIQEELVLHPFMKYWAIPSLETPENYKKYFDQNDFNIIEITDLNNQVKRNWEFGYESALTGIKKLSFEDLPHLIWKGMKLGSDGIRLMKEQFPAAIYIKVAYDVGFLRYIYFLVEKK is encoded by the coding sequence ATGGAGCGTATGTTTGCGGCGGTCAGCGATCTTTACGCGGAGCGCTGGAATGATTTTTTTCATTTCGCACTGTTCAAGGATGAAAATGAAAGTTGGGAATCGGCTTTTAGCAATACTCACAAGAAATATTTAGAAGCCTTGCGGATTAAAAATGTGCCCAAGGTACTCGAACTGGGTTGCGGGAGAGGTGGTTTTACCAATGTTCTTGCTGAACATACCTCTGGTGACGTGTTGGGAATCGATATCTCCCGTTCCCAACTTTCACATACCAGTAGATTTAAGCGGCCGAATTTACGTTTCAAGCACTACGACATCATGAAAGTTGATGAACTCGGAGAAACGTTTGGCGCCGTAGTGCTCATGGACGTCGATTGCTATTTACCAGATAAAAGAGTAGCTGTGGAAAAAATCTCGCACGTTATGAATCCCGGAGCTCGTTTCCTCCTGCTCGGATGGTGTAAGCAGGATGGGCTGAACTCAATTCAGGAAGAACTTGTCTTGCATCCTTTTATGAAGTACTGGGCCATACCCAGCCTTGAGACGCCAGAGAATTATAAGAAATATTTTGATCAAAACGATTTCAACATCATTGAAATTACCGATCTGAATAATCAAGTCAAGCGTAACTGGGAATTCGGTTACGAGTCAGCATTGACGGGTATCAAGAAGCTTTCATTCGAAGATCTTCCGCACCTTATCTGGAAAGGTATGAAGTTGGGAAGCGACGGCATTAGGCTTATGAAAGAGCAATTTCCGGCAGCCATCTACATTAAAGTCGCCTACGATGTCGGCTTTCTTCGCTACATCTACTTCTTAGTAGAGAAGAAATAG
- a CDS encoding type III polyketide synthase: MPNPRIVALGTANPTTQFSQEELLALASYTDERRRGFFLHSGIEQRHLYVDKATFRPTETTDELSDRFRKGGVEIGSLAIQRALETSGCSAQEIDFIATTTCTGRLCPNLDAHFVREFRMKEGVQRVHVGDMGCASGMIALQQAYNHLRAFPDHRALIVSVEICSSTYYLDDSLETAVANAIFADGSAAALLASDRDGIKVMGHMSLVRSEHLDLMGFTYPNGRPRILLSKEIRGIGSAMMKGLAEAMLDRYHLKQEEIRFWVLHSAGRGVLERTQREMGLGDADLRFSRQVLRQFGNMSSATVLFVLNEVIRSGQASPGDLGVMIALGPGFCAEGALLRW; this comes from the coding sequence ATGCCCAACCCCAGGATCGTAGCCCTCGGCACCGCGAACCCGACCACACAGTTCTCTCAGGAAGAGCTCCTGGCCCTCGCGTCGTATACCGACGAGCGACGGCGGGGCTTTTTCCTGCACAGCGGCATTGAGCAGCGGCATCTGTATGTAGATAAGGCCACCTTTCGCCCCACTGAGACCACGGACGAACTCAGCGACCGGTTCCGTAAAGGAGGCGTCGAAATCGGCAGCCTGGCGATCCAGCGCGCCCTGGAGACGTCCGGGTGCTCCGCACAGGAGATCGACTTCATCGCGACCACCACGTGCACTGGCCGACTCTGCCCCAACCTCGACGCCCATTTCGTCCGGGAATTCAGAATGAAGGAGGGGGTCCAACGGGTGCATGTGGGGGATATGGGCTGCGCCAGCGGGATGATTGCGCTACAGCAAGCCTACAACCATCTCCGAGCCTTTCCTGATCATCGGGCCCTGATCGTCTCGGTAGAGATCTGTTCCTCGACCTATTACCTCGATGACTCTCTCGAAACCGCAGTGGCCAACGCAATCTTTGCCGACGGGTCCGCTGCGGCGCTGCTGGCATCAGATAGGGATGGGATCAAAGTCATGGGCCACATGAGTCTGGTCCGTTCGGAGCACCTTGATCTGATGGGGTTTACCTATCCGAACGGGCGACCCCGCATCCTGTTGTCCAAGGAGATCAGGGGAATCGGCAGCGCCATGATGAAGGGGCTGGCAGAGGCAATGCTCGATCGCTACCATCTCAAGCAGGAGGAGATCCGATTCTGGGTCCTGCACTCCGCCGGTAGAGGGGTTCTCGAACGGACGCAGCGCGAGATGGGGCTCGGTGACGCCGACCTCCGCTTCTCCCGCCAGGTGCTTCGCCAATTCGGGAATATGTCGTCGGCCACGGTGCTCTTCGTCCTCAATGAAGTGATCAGATCCGGGCAGGCATCCCCAGGCGACCTGGGCGTGATGATTGCGCTCGGGCCGGGCTTCTGCGCGGAGGGTGCGCTGCTGCGATGGTGA
- a CDS encoding methyltransferase domain-containing protein, whose amino-acid sequence MVTTRLLLPRLQGVAELLDRPNYSDKEIRENLRDLERLNRYFGGVRTVLFHLGRTVGKHSQGPFTILDTATGGADIPRAICRWARKRKLAVAIEAVDRSDQVLAAATEWSIDFPEIRLRQAHAPPLPYPDHSFDYVIASLFFHHLNEAEGVLLLQEMARVARRGLLVNDLLRSRLACLLTAMTTRLLSGNRLTRHDGPMSVLRGFRPEELRRMATEAGLADVRLSRHLWFRIALISTQTDRQID is encoded by the coding sequence ATGGTGACGACCCGGCTGCTCCTCCCTCGCCTCCAAGGGGTGGCGGAGTTGCTGGACCGCCCGAACTACTCTGATAAGGAGATCCGCGAGAACCTGCGTGATCTGGAGCGGCTGAACCGATACTTCGGAGGTGTGCGCACGGTACTTTTCCACCTCGGTCGCACGGTGGGCAAGCATTCACAGGGCCCCTTCACGATCCTGGATACCGCGACCGGCGGGGCCGATATTCCTCGAGCCATCTGTCGTTGGGCTAGAAAGCGCAAGCTTGCTGTTGCCATCGAAGCCGTAGACCGGAGCGACCAGGTTCTGGCGGCTGCAACCGAATGGTCGATCGACTTCCCGGAAATCCGACTGCGGCAGGCGCATGCGCCGCCCCTGCCCTACCCTGACCACAGCTTCGACTATGTCATCGCCTCTCTCTTCTTTCACCACCTGAACGAGGCGGAGGGGGTCCTCCTGCTGCAGGAGATGGCGCGGGTCGCTCGACGCGGGCTGCTGGTCAATGACCTATTGCGCAGCCGGCTCGCCTGTCTGCTGACTGCGATGACTACACGGCTGCTATCCGGCAATCGTCTGACGCGCCACGACGGCCCGATGTCGGTCCTTCGTGGTTTCAGACCAGAGGAGTTGCGTCGCATGGCGACCGAAGCCGGTCTTGCCGATGTACGGCTGAGCCGCCATCTCTGGTTTCGCATCGCCCTTATATCCACTCAGACAGATAGACAGATAGACTGA